Part of the Henckelia pumila isolate YLH828 chromosome 2, ASM3356847v2, whole genome shotgun sequence genome is shown below.
ACGGAATGGCATTGTACTCCAAAGTTATAGTTCTCGAAATCACCTATGTTAATAGTGATATCAAATGCATTGcctatttaattcaaaattcgaTTAAAGGCGCATTTTCTTATTTGATGTAGATATCAAAATCATACAGAAGTTTGTTTCATGCTTTACTAAATATCAAAGTTCCTCTTCTAGATTTTAAATAACACATATATAGTAGAATATAGCCTAAATCCTTAGTTTTCTGAATTGGATGTATCAACTCTCCCAAAGCTTTGTACCGTGGGTTATACGTGTGATTCCACTATAGCAGTTGGAATTTGGGATATCCCCCTTTGCTGTAGACAGAAAATAAGATAATATTCCTCCACATTTCAAGCATTTTATTCATCTAAAGAAATTTAATGACAAGTTCACTTATCTATCCAACATAATTTCAAGACATGATTGATATGTCGATGTGAATAAATGGAATCCGACTCACCACAGATGCATTGAAAATGCGAGAACCATCAATGTGAAGCATTAAACCGTGCTTCTTTGCGAGTTCTCCAACTTTATCTGTATACTCTACAGAAAGGCATCGGCCACCAGAGCTGCATAAGTGGGGTGTTAATGTGTTATCCATAATGAAACAAGCACATAAATAATTCCAACAGTCCTTAATTTCAAAAGAGCAGAAATATAATGTCAACATAATCTTATTCATACTCAATCAAGATATATGCAACATATAATATAAGTGAAGATCATTCAAAACTTAACCAAAATTTTAGCCCAAACAAGATGATACACTTACTGAGCATTTGAATTCTCCAAGCAAATGAGCCTGGTAGTCGGGCAACAGATAGCTAAATTTGGATCCCTTATCGCTTTTTCAATCAGATCAATATCCATTGTCCCATCTTCATTGTTCTTCACAGTTCTTGGATGAACACCTCCTATGGTGGAAATGCcaccattttcataaatgaCGATATGAGAATACTCGCCGAGGATTACTTCACTCCCCCGGATTTGGCAGTGAGTAAGAACGCTGATAAGATTAGCCATAGTGCCCGATGCCACAAATAAGGCTGCTTCTTTGCCCATGATTCTTGCCATTTCTGCTTCAAGTTGAGCCGCAGTGGGATCCAAACCTAGTATATCATCATCTACTTCAGCGATTGCCATCGCAGCTCGCATGGTTTCGGTTGGCTTAGTGACAGTGTCGGAGCGCATATCAACTGATCGAGTCACCATCCTTGATAGAATGCCAAAACAGAGAAAAAGTAAGTTCCCATGATTCGATTAGCAGATGAGAAAAAATGGTAAAAAGTATCTTGTTTCGAAAAGAACCCATTAAGAACAGAAATCAAACACATTTTATGACTACAAAATTAAATACATCGTTTTAATAAGATTATTGTTCTTGGGTACCTCCCAGTTCTTCGAACACAAACTTCTGTGAAACAAGGAGCGAATCTGTGAATCCGCAACGcaattatatatataccaaGAAATCGCAATGCTTTTTACAGAAGAACCCAAACTTGGGATTAAGTGATTCTTGCTTTTTCCTCACCAACTCAACCAAACCCCATCATTGTTGAGGAAAAAGACGAATCTTTTCAAGTGAAATCTTCAGTCATAAATCACCCAAAAGCAGAAGGCCACAAAATAATGAGTTTGGCATCTTTGACAAATGTAAAAGAACTCTGTTACACGTGCATGGCGAGAAATCCCCAGCGTGTGACAAAACAATTAACCCCagaattcgaaaaaaaaaatttggaaaaatCCTTCGGGTGTTTGCCGTTTTCTTGTGCAGTTGTTTGTTGGGAGGTACCTTGAAATCCCCTGCATGAACTCATATGAGCTGAGTTCGATTGCCAGATTGAGCGAGCAAAGATTTCTAACATTATTCTTTATTTCACTTCTTTTGTCATTCTTTCCTTACATTTGGTTTGCGCTTTgctataagtaatatatagataaataatataatataataaaaaattaataaaaaataatagttaaaatagtattggatttgatcgatagattatagtttatttgatttgattgattaaattttatataaaaatgttaaatgactattttgtctttttaacaataaataaaataaaaattatattatttataaaggtaatatagtaatttaaattaaattatttgattgatgtaagataaataattaatgatttgattgatgtaaaataaatagttaatatattgataagtaatatgatgagaagaacgtgagatgagatatgatgagttatacatatattagtaatatggtGAACAGAACGGTgcctaaatatatattattcaaaCTTCGAATTTGAAGCATTGAATTCTTAAAAATGTGAAATGAAGACTTTGTGTTGCAAATATAGATTACATCTGAtttgttattttgattttgaaaagAACTATTTTGTCATGGGAAATATTGTTGGTCTCATGTACGGCATCACGATATAGAAACTatgaaaattgaagaataaaatagacatcaagatttacgtggaaaacccctaaaattattagggtaaaaaccacgggtaagaccaaaagatttcactataatatttggagaattacaacatctctctgtgtttccaaagagacactcactctcttatacaggagaaaacctatctcacaaatatatatagaaatatacTGAAGAGAAGAAAAACACTCGAGAACCGAAGAATTGCTCGAGCTGTGGGGTACTTGAAACTGATTCAGAAcctatctatttataggcgagaAAACCGCGTGCAAATCGCGTTTTACGTGTCTTCTGAATTGCAAGTCGTGGGGAATTTATTGGCCAAATTCCCAACTACCGACAACTCATTAATCCCAacatttctcccacttggagatttgattgagaatcaaacacatctccacaCATCCTTTCAATCTTGCCATTCCCGCTGCTTACGTTTATGCTAGGCCACATGAGGATCTACATCACTCGAACTTATCAATATTCACTGTCTTGGTCAGAAAATCAATTATGTTATCCTATGTATGGATCTTCTGCATATCCACACTTCCTTCCTCTACTACCTCTCGTACAAAGTGAAATTGAACTCCAATGTATTTAGTCTTGGAATGAAAGGCTGTATTCCTTGCAATGTGCAAGGGactctgactgtcacaaaacAGAGGAATCTTTTCTTATTTGTGCCCAAGCTCAtccaataaccttttaatccatattgcctccttgcaagcttgagtagctgccatgtattctgcctctgttgtagataatgccacaaccgtttgcagttttgaaacccagctgactgcacctcctgcaactgtaaacacataaccagtagtaGATTTTCTTTTATCTCGATCACCTACATAATCTGAATTCACATAGCCCCTGAGTGTAAAATCCgatcctccaaaacataatgcagcattcaaggtacccttaatgtatctaaggatcctcttaacTGTACTCCAATGCTCTTGTCCAGGATTCGCCATATATCGACTGACTGCTCTCACTGCTTGTGCAATGTCTGGTCTTGTACAAATCATAGAGAACATTAAACTTTccactgctgatgcatacggtactcgagacatctccatcctctctgcttcactgctaggtcgacacatctcagaagataacttgaagttaataggaaGAGAAGTTGAAACTAgcttactatcttgcatgttgaagcgctgcaagactttcttcaaataatttttctgggaaagccaaatcttcatATTGCTTTTGTCTCGGTGAACTTGCATCTCTAGAATTTTGTTTACTGatcccaagtccttcatatcaaattccctagccaattgtgccttcaattcttggacccGATCTTTGTTGGGGCCTGCTACCAACACCTCGTCCACGTACAAcagcaaaatgatataatcatcatcatcagacctcttgaaatacgtacaagagtctgcactgagtctgttgtacccaagactcatgatataggaatcaaatctcttgtaccaacacctcGGCGCCTGCTTGAGAGCGTACAGAGATTTgttcaacctgcaaaccaagttctcttttcctttttccgcaaaaccttctggctggagcatataaatttcttcttcaagatcgccaTGAAGAAATGCCGTTTTCACATCTAGCTGTTCTAGATGTAGGTCAAACACCGCACACAATGCCAATACTATCCTGACTATTGAAAGTCGAACCAcaggagaaaatatctcattgaagtcaaCTCCTTCTTTCTGAGCGTACCATTTGACAATCAATCTTGCACGATACCGCTCCACTTGGTTATTGTCATCACGCTTGATCTTATAGACCCATCTGTTACCGATAGCTTTCCTCCCTCGtggtagtgtaacaagatcccaagttttatttctgttcaatgcttcctattcttcctgcatcgctgtcatccacagggatacatccgagctttgagtagcctcatgGAAACTCGATGACTCGCCATCCTCTGTTAATAGACAATATGTAATGTTGCTttcagtgacataatctgaaagccaaactggtggtcttctctctcgagttgactgcctcactttggaaacctctgactcaactggttcttgtgcctcgtgctctggtactgcttcacaagaaacttAATCTTCGTCTGTCTTATTTTCCACCTGAATGATAGTAGTTTCTGAATTCAGTGTGTCTTTGTCtcccttcactttatcttcttcgaagataacatctctgctgatgacaagcttgtggacagtaggatcccacaagcgaaacccctttactccatcagcatagcccaagaagatacactttctggatttggaatccaacttcgatctttcttgttcattgtacaaaacgtacaccggacttccaaatatatgtaaccgagaataatcagctggcttgccagtccacacctccatcggagtcttcaaatcaatcgccactgaaggagaacgattgatgatataagaagcggttttgactgcttctgcccaaaatgactTGGCTAAACCCGCAGTACTCAACATGTCCCTTgttctgtccaacaaagttctgttCATCCGCTCTACCACTCCATTCTGTTGAGGCGTGTAAGACGTCGTGAACTCTCTTTTGATGCCCTCATGCTGACAAAATGCATCAAACTCATCACTggtatattctcctccattgtcagtcctcaaacacttgattttcttgtcagaatcaagttcaacccgCGCTTTAAAAACTTTGAAGATTTCAAAAACATCTGATTTCTTTTTGATTGGATACACCCAACAtctcctagagaaatcatcaataaacaaGACAAAGTATCTCGCTCCTCCTAGGGATACAACCGATGcttgccaaacatcagaatgaatcagCTCCAATATTCCTTTGCTCTTGGCAGTAGATGTGCCAAACTTTAATCTGTGTTGTTTACtggtaacacaatgctcacaaaaggATAAAGTCACTTTTGTAAGCCCCGACAACAGCTTCCGTTCAGAGAAAATCTTaattcctcgttctgacatatgCCCAAGCTTTCTATGTCACAACACTGTTGATTCTTCTCCAGAACCAATTGATGCAACAGCTAGTTCCCCCTCTTTGTGTGTTTCTCCTATCAGTACATACAGATTTGCAACAACCTTTTCTGCCTTCATAACCACAAGCGCGTctttcacaatcttcatgatccctttctcgatacgggttttgcacccaatatcatcCAATTGCCCCAAAGACAAAATATTCTTTGTCAGAcccttcacatgtcgtacctcctgtatgatgcgaatagtaccatcaaacattttgattttaCCGACCCCAACGATTTCCAAGGCATGATCATTTCCCATGAATACAGATCATCCTGAGACTGATTCATACTGATCGAACCATTCTCTCCTTGACGTCATGTGTCACGTCGCTCCTAaatccataatccatgcatcacaaaatcTGTGTCTGTCTTCCGCAACTTTTGCTGCTTcgctgaataatatttcaccacTGCCTGAAGTACTGGCCACATTTCCTTAAGATCCCTTCTCGATGCTTTTCGTACACTCTCTCTTGAAGTTCCCTTTACCGCCAcatttaaagcagtaaatattcttcttcttacttCTTAACTTGAATCTACCATATCTGTGGCTCCCACTGGAGTCACGCTTCGTCAATCTTCCTCTCGTCATCGGTAAAGCCTCTGCTTGATTCGACGTTGCCAACCTATCTTCCTTGTTCCTTCGACGACTCTCTTCTCCAACAACCGCAGTTAAGACgtcgtcaaaatttaaattatccgaaagaatattgttggtaacattgatgatgagtTGATCGTATGAATCTGGTAGACTCTGAAGTAGAAGCTCCGCACGTTCATTTTCCTCTACTTTATGCCCCATAGAGGTGAGCCGGAAAAATAGAGTATTCAGTGTGTTGATATGGTCGGTCATCGATGAGGATTCCGCCATCCGAAGAGTATAAAGCTTTCTCTTTAGGAAAATTTTGTTGCGTAATGACTTGACCTCGTACAATTTTGTCAGAGTATCCCAAATAACTTTTGCGCTTTTTATTTCAGAGATACTTGACAAAACTTCATCCGCTATACCCAAGTGCAAATTGGCAACAACATTGTGATTCATCTCGTTCCACTTTTGATCGTCCGTGACATCCGCCggtctatctccaatagctgccaagcaacactcctttgttagaattgtttgcaccttcaatttccacagcaaaaaattgctccgttgaacttttctatctcgtattttGCCGACATCTTGACTACAAGAATTCTGCCTTATAAAgtcttcaaaaaatcttttctgatgtggaagatcagtcacagctgcaaccacagagcatactcagaattttaagaaattttatgccaagactctgataccacttgttggtcccaggtgcggcatcacgagatagaagctatggaaattgaagaataaaatagacaccaagatttacgtgaaaaacccctaaaattattagggtaaaaaccacgggcaagaccaaaagattccattataatatttggagaattacaacctcttTCTGTAtttccaaagagacactcactctcttatacaggagaaaacctatctcaaaaatatatataaaaatatactaaAGAGAAGAAAAACACTCGAGAATTGAAGAATTGCTCGAGCTGTGGGATACTTGAAACTGATTCAGAAcctatctatttataggcgagaCCGCGTGCAAATCGCGTTTTACGCGTCTTCTGAATTGCAAGTCGTGGGGAATTTATTGGCCAAATTTCCAACTACCAACAACTCATTAATCCCAACAAATATTGGGAAAAATATCCTCAAACCAACTAAgttttcgaaaaataaaattcttgaatGTATTTGAGTATTTTGAAATACACTTATGtataatttgaaattaaaagataagataataatataaacataaataatctgatatgataaaaaataataatatttaatatagtatttgatttgattgataaataatagtttgtttgatttgaatatttgattgattaaattttaaatacgATGATAGATTGTCATTTtgtcattttaaaaattaataaaatttgaataatattatttatttaggataatatagtaatttaaattcaatgacttgattgatgtaagataaatatttagtagataaataaatcatatgacGAAGTAAACATGACATTGAATAAGATAAATTATCAATGAATTAATAATATGTCACTTCAAATGGTGCTTTAGAATGTTAGTTTTAAAAAACGAAGTTCCATCGATGATCgtgcttattttatttttatgtggaATTAAAACACATTTTAATCATATTATATTATCACAAAAA
Proteins encoded:
- the LOC140883247 gene encoding low-specificity L-threonine aldolase 1-like, whose product is MVTRSVDMRSDTVTKPTETMRAAMAIAEVDDDILGLDPTAAQLEAEMARIMGKEAALFVASGTMANLISVLTHCQIRGSEVILGEYSHIVIYENGGISTIGGVHPRTVKNNEDGTMDIDLIEKAIRDPNLAICCPTTRLICLENSNAHSGGRCLSVEYTDKVGELAKKHGLMLHIDGSRIFNASVALGVPVHRLAQAADSVTACLSKGLGAPAGTIIAGSKSFISKARILRKTLGGGIRQVGILCAAGLVALQENVAKLENDHKNAKILAKEISKIKGLKVDAATVETNIVFVEVSKDSSITERELLEMLKARGVYVSQPGPRKIRLVLHHQISEDDVHYAVSCFQKVINGSQLEMLAIE